The Mycobacterium riyadhense sequence CAGGAGATCTTCGGCCCGCCCGACGACCTCAAGCTGTGCTCGTCGATGACGCTGTTCGCTCGTGCTACTGACGACAACGCGGACTTCGTCGCGCTACTGGCCAAGTACTTTGGCGGCGGAGAGGACCAGCGAACTGTGGCACGGCTGAGCTTCAAATAGGCCGAGCGACGCGACGAGCCGCCAGGGCCAACGCTGAACCGGCCCCGGCGGCTCCGATATGTGTGCGGTCACGCCACGATCAGCCGACTGCCTCCAGTGTCTGGGCGGTGGCGATCGCTTGTGCCACACCGGAAACGATCGCTGCAACCTTCAACGCCTCCAGGACGGCCTCTCGGCCGACACCCGCCTCGCGCAGCGTGTGCTCGTGAGCAACCATGCAGTGCGAGCACCCATTGATCGACGACACCGCGAAGGACCAGAGCTCGAAATTCGCCTTGTCCACACCCGGATTGGCGATGATGTTCATCCGTAACCCAGGTCGCAGATCGTCGTACTGGCCGTCGAGGAAGCCGCGGCCACGGTAGAACACGTTGTTCATGCCCATGATCGACGCGGCTCCCAGCGCCGCATGGTATGCCTCGGCAGACAGCTTGGCGGCTGCTTCGGCGCCAATCTCGGCCAGCACCTGCGTGTTCCGTGTCGCCGCGGCACTGGCCAGTAAGGTGCCCCACAGCTGCTCGTCGCTCAGCACCGCGCTGCGGGTGATGGAGCCCAGGTTCAGCTTGAGGTCTTTGGCGTACTCGGGTATCGCGGCCTTGAGGTTCTCTACACTCATCTCACTCTCCGATCAGGCGTCACGTGTCAGGCGCCAGGCGTCAGGCATCAGGCGGAAGCCTTGAGCAGTTCGCCGGCGTCCAGGGTCGGGTCGCCCTTACGCCAGTTGCACGCGCACAGCTCGTCGGATTGCAGGGCGTCCAGGACTCGCAGCACCTCATCGACGTTGCGTCCCACGGATCCGGCTGTCGCCGAAACGAATTGGATCTCGTTATTGGGATCGACGATGAATGTCACTCGGTCAGCGACGCCGTCGGCGTTGAGCACTCCTGCGGCTTGCACGAGCTCGCGCTTGATGTCCGAGAGCATCGGGAAGGGCAACTTCTTGAGATCTTCGTGCTGTGCCCGCCATTGGAAGTGCACGAATTCGCTGTCGATCGAGACGCCAAGGACCTGCGTGTCGCGGTCCTCGAATTCATCGTTCAGCTTGCCGAACGCCGCGATCTCGGTCGGGCACACGAAGGTGAAGTCCTTCGGCCAGAAGAACACTACCCGCCACTTGCCCGGGTGGTCGTCGCTGGAGATGGTAGTGAAATAGTCGCCGGGCTGCTTAGCGTCGACCTTCGACAGATCGCCGCCGATCAGCGCAGTCAGGCGGTAGGCCGGGAATTGATCACCAATTGTCAGCAAAGACATTTCACTCCTCTTTTCATTTGTCAGCACACAGCTTTTGGTCGCTCGCCACCATGGTGCCTGGATTTTACTGTGAGGTAAAGGTGATATATCCCACTATACTAATAGGTATGACCGATAAGATTTATCAGCCGACCCTGGCCGGGCTCCGCGCGTTCGCCGCGGTGGGTGAAAAGCAGCATTTCGGCAGTGCGGCAGCGACTCTCGGCATCAGCCAGTCGACCTTGTCGCAGGCGTTGGCGGCACTGGAAGCCGGCCTCGACGCCCGCCTCGTCGAGAGATCGACGCGGCGGGTCTTCTTGACGCCCGAGGGCATTCAACTGCTGCCGTTCGCCCACGCCGTGATCGAGGCGGCCGACGCATTCACTGCCGCCGCCGCGGGGGTATCGGATCCGCTGCAGGGCACCATGCGGTTGGGATTGATCCCCACCGTGGCCCCTTACGTACTGCCGACTGTCTTGGCCGGACTGGCCCGTCGGCTGCCCGCCCTAAGTGTGCGGGTGATCGAAGACCAGACGGAACGCCTACTTGCGATTCTGCGGGACGGGGCATTGGACGCGGCCCTGATCGCATTGCCCGCCAACACCAGCGGCTTCACCGAAGTCCCTATCTACGAAGAGGATTTCGTGCTGGCGCTACCCCCGGGACATCCGCTGTCCGGAAAGCGTCGGGTGCCCGTAGCGGCGTTGGCGGACTTGCCGTTGCTCTTGCTGGACGAAGGCCATTGCTTACGCGATCAGGCTCTCGACGTGTGCCATACGGCCGGTGTACGGGCCGAACTTGCCGACACTCGGGCGGCTTCGCTGGCAACCGCCGTTCAATGCGTAATTGGCGGATTGGGGGTGACGCTGATACCGCAAAGCGCGGTGCCCGTCGAGGCCGCACGCAGCCGCGTTGGGCTCGCGCAATTTGCCGTGCCCAGCCCTGGGCGGCGGATCGGTCTGGTGTATCGCACGTCCAGCGGTCGCGATCAGCCCTACCGGCGGCTCGCCGGCATCATCGGCGAACTGATCAGCGCTCAAGAGCGGGTGCGGCTGGTCAAATAACAGCCGGCGCATCGGCAAGGTGCACACGTTAAGTTCGGCGCTATGGAGAAGGTAATCGCCGTGCTGATGCGGGCCGATCCGGATGACGAGTGGTGCGCCCGACAGCGTGGTCCGGTCGCCGACGCCCTGTTGGGGCTGGGTGTTCCCGGGCTATCGGTCAATGTTCGCGACGGTGCGGTGCGCCACTCCTTGATGACATTGACGACGCTGAACCCACCGGTGGCCGCAGTG is a genomic window containing:
- a CDS encoding alkyl hydroperoxide reductase; amino-acid sequence: MSVENLKAAIPEYAKDLKLNLGSITRSAVLSDEQLWGTLLASAAATRNTQVLAEIGAEAAAKLSAEAYHAALGAASIMGMNNVFYRGRGFLDGQYDDLRPGLRMNIIANPGVDKANFELWSFAVSSINGCSHCMVAHEHTLREAGVGREAVLEALKVAAIVSGVAQAIATAQTLEAVG
- the ahpC gene encoding peroxiredoxin AhpC, which encodes MSLLTIGDQFPAYRLTALIGGDLSKVDAKQPGDYFTTISSDDHPGKWRVVFFWPKDFTFVCPTEIAAFGKLNDEFEDRDTQVLGVSIDSEFVHFQWRAQHEDLKKLPFPMLSDIKRELVQAAGVLNADGVADRVTFIVDPNNEIQFVSATAGSVGRNVDEVLRVLDALQSDELCACNWRKGDPTLDAGELLKASA
- a CDS encoding hydrogen peroxide-inducible genes activator, which translates into the protein MTDKIYQPTLAGLRAFAAVGEKQHFGSAAATLGISQSTLSQALAALEAGLDARLVERSTRRVFLTPEGIQLLPFAHAVIEAADAFTAAAAGVSDPLQGTMRLGLIPTVAPYVLPTVLAGLARRLPALSVRVIEDQTERLLAILRDGALDAALIALPANTSGFTEVPIYEEDFVLALPPGHPLSGKRRVPVAALADLPLLLLDEGHCLRDQALDVCHTAGVRAELADTRAASLATAVQCVIGGLGVTLIPQSAVPVEAARSRVGLAQFAVPSPGRRIGLVYRTSSGRDQPYRRLAGIIGELISAQERVRLVK